A single window of Flavobacteriales bacterium DNA harbors:
- a CDS encoding SBBP repeat-containing protein: protein MNRTLFAFCTLLVSIGVNAQTFEWAKSFGSSLADYGLSIALDASGNVYTTGYFQGTADFDPGAGTANRTSSGGRDIWVQKLDASGNFIWARSFGGSLDDIGRSITVDASGNVYTTGYFQGTADFDPGAGTANITSAGNEDIFIQKLDASGNFLWAKSFGGSLADYGLSIAVDAAGNVYTTGYFQGTADFDPGAGTANHSSAGNEDIFVQKLDTSGNFVWARSFGDSNSDRGNSICVDASSNVYTTGGFDGTVDFDPGAGTTNLTSEGSLDVYVQKLNSTGNFVWTKSFGGSLNDQGFSITVDDSGNVHTTGSFEGTVDFDPGAGSATRTSSGSLDVFVQKLNASGTYDWAISFGASSSDQGYSVTVDASGNVYTTGSFLGTADFDPGSGTANLTSAGPWDVFIQKINASGNFVWAKSFGGNSIDAGNAITVDASGNVYTTGHFAGTVDFDPGVGTANLTSAGNYDVFVQKLSQGVSGILDIGAGIQIRAFPNPSKGLVQLFFEKAFNNVEITLTDFQGKVVFTKQLDVTTNEKMEIEGSAGIYFLNVKTPQGQNVLKLIKE from the coding sequence ATGAACAGAACACTATTTGCATTTTGTACCCTACTGGTTAGCATTGGTGTTAATGCCCAAACCTTTGAATGGGCAAAATCATTCGGGAGTAGCCTAGCTGATTATGGGCTTTCCATTGCCTTGGATGCATCAGGGAATGTCTATACCACAGGATACTTTCAAGGAACAGCAGATTTCGATCCAGGAGCAGGAACAGCCAATCGTACTTCGTCAGGAGGTCGTGATATTTGGGTTCAGAAATTGGATGCTTCCGGTAATTTTATCTGGGCAAGATCCTTTGGTGGAAGTTTAGATGATATCGGCAGGTCCATCACCGTGGATGCATCGGGGAATGTATATACTACAGGATACTTTCAAGGAACAGCAGATTTCGATCCGGGAGCAGGAACAGCTAACATTACTTCAGCCGGGAATGAAGATATTTTTATTCAGAAATTGGATGCTTCCGGTAATTTTTTATGGGCGAAATCATTCGGGGGTAGCTTAGCTGATTATGGACTTTCCATTGCCGTGGATGCAGCAGGAAATGTCTATACGACAGGTTACTTCCAAGGCACAGCAGATTTCGATCCGGGAGCAGGAACAGCCAACCATTCTTCGGCAGGAAATGAAGATATTTTCGTACAAAAACTAGACACTTCCGGTAATTTTGTTTGGGCAAGATCTTTTGGAGATAGCAATTCTGATCGTGGAAATTCAATCTGCGTGGATGCGTCAAGCAATGTATATACAACTGGAGGCTTTGATGGAACGGTAGATTTCGACCCGGGAGCAGGAACAACCAACCTTACCTCGGAAGGGTCTTTGGATGTTTATGTGCAAAAACTAAACTCTACTGGTAATTTCGTCTGGACAAAATCATTTGGGGGCAGCTTAAATGATCAAGGATTTTCCATCACCGTGGATGATTCAGGAAATGTCCATACCACAGGAAGTTTCGAAGGAACAGTAGATTTCGACCCGGGAGCAGGATCAGCCACCAGAACTTCGTCAGGGTCATTGGATGTTTTTGTGCAAAAACTAAACGCATCAGGTACTTATGATTGGGCAATATCTTTCGGGGCAAGCTCTTCAGATCAAGGATATTCCGTCACTGTGGATGCATCAGGAAATGTCTATACCACAGGAAGCTTCCTAGGAACAGCAGATTTCGATCCGGGATCGGGAACAGCTAACCTCACTTCGGCAGGACCTTGGGATGTTTTTATTCAAAAAATTAACGCTTCCGGTAATTTTGTTTGGGCAAAATCTTTTGGGGGAAATTCAATTGATGCAGGAAATGCCATCACTGTGGATGCATCAGGAAATGTCTATACTACAGGACATTTCGCGGGAACAGTAGATTTCGATCCGGGAGTAGGAACGGCAAACCTTACCTCGGCAGGAAATTATGATGTTTTTGTGCAAAAACTGAGTCAAGGAGTAAGCGGAATATTAGACATAGGTGCAGGAATTCAAATAAGAGCTTTCCCTAACCCCAGCAAGGGATTGGTGCAACTATTTTTTGAGAAAGCGTTTAATAATGTGGAAATTACCCTTACCGATTTTCAAGGAAAAGTAGTTTTTACCAAACAACTGGATGTAACTACAAATGAAAAAATGGAAATTGAGGGAAGCGCAGGAATTTACTTCTTGAATGTAAAAACACCGCAAGGACAGAATGTATTGAAGTTGATAAAAGAATAA